From Chryseobacterium gallinarum, one genomic window encodes:
- a CDS encoding acyl carrier protein, which yields MNRNEILNQLSNVFREELDNEEITLTAETTANDVEEWDSLSHIQLIVAVEKAFGIRFTSSEIQSWNNVGEMADSIAAKL from the coding sequence ATGAACAGAAATGAAATTTTGAACCAATTATCAAATGTTTTTCGCGAAGAATTGGATAATGAGGAAATTACTTTAACCGCTGAAACTACAGCAAATGATGTGGAAGAATGGGATTCTCTTTCTCATATCCAGCTTATTGTAGCTGTAGAAAAAGCTTTTGGGATTCGCTTTACATCTTCAGAAATTCAGAGCTGGAATAATGTAGGTGAAATGGCAGATTCTATAGCTGCGAAACTATAA
- a CDS encoding VOC family protein, with protein MKFHHVGVACKDIQTELQNIRKLHKIVEETPVVFDPNQQAELCMVTVEDGLNIEFVSGKPVENLLKKRISYYHICYEVEDIVTTIDLLTQNGGMLISPPKEAILFNNRKVAFLMLPYGIIELLNSN; from the coding sequence ATGAAGTTTCATCATGTCGGGGTTGCCTGTAAAGATATACAGACCGAACTTCAAAACATCAGAAAGCTCCATAAGATTGTTGAAGAAACTCCCGTTGTTTTTGATCCGAACCAACAGGCCGAACTTTGTATGGTAACGGTTGAAGACGGTTTAAACATCGAGTTTGTTTCCGGAAAACCGGTTGAAAATCTTCTGAAAAAGAGGATTTCTTATTATCATATTTGCTACGAAGTTGAAGATATTGTGACAACAATAGATCTCCTCACGCAAAACGGCGGGATGTTGATTTCTCCACCTAAAGAAGCGATTCTTTTTAATAACCGAAAAGTAGCTTTTTTAATGCTTCCTTATGGAATTATTGAACTTTTAAATAGTAACTGA
- a CDS encoding MBOAT family O-acyltransferase gives MGSSTVVYFLGLKISDNGPSKNIWVNMGLLFSVGTLLYFKYFNFFIESFADLFGIKSDLTLKIILPLGISFYTFRMISYILDIKNNKLKAETDVLAFFNYIAFFPSMTSGPIDKGGLLLPQLKKERVFTLESGTDAARQILLGAFKKLVVSNNISPITQDIFQNYEHLSGSTVAFGAILFLFQMYADFSGYSDMAIGIAKLLGFKTTKNFAFPLFAQNIADYWRKWHISLTSWLTEYVFTPLVIAFRDYDKKGLMLAVFLNFVIVGFWHGASWTFIVYGALQGLYYVPLVVNNQINKKKKLSKSIPTVKELGNILYTMMLVCFALVLFVAPSLKDAFGMYGKIFSLSLFSIPQFIKVKILGLIGIIILIDWINKEQEHGLEISRFQPVTRRLFYIFLIFMIMYYGVFGNGSFIYEQF, from the coding sequence ATGGGAAGTTCAACGGTAGTTTATTTTTTAGGATTAAAAATTTCAGATAATGGCCCCTCAAAAAACATTTGGGTGAATATGGGTTTATTATTCTCAGTAGGGACATTACTATACTTTAAGTATTTTAATTTCTTTATAGAATCTTTTGCTGATTTATTCGGAATTAAAAGTGACTTGACATTAAAAATAATTTTACCTCTGGGGATTAGCTTCTATACCTTTAGAATGATTAGTTACATACTAGATATTAAAAATAATAAATTAAAGGCGGAAACAGATGTATTGGCATTCTTTAATTATATTGCTTTCTTTCCAAGTATGACTTCCGGTCCTATTGATAAAGGTGGATTGTTACTCCCTCAATTAAAGAAAGAAAGAGTATTCACACTGGAAAGCGGTACTGATGCAGCAAGGCAAATTCTATTAGGAGCTTTTAAAAAATTAGTTGTTTCTAATAATATTTCTCCAATTACTCAAGATATTTTTCAAAATTATGAACATCTTTCAGGAAGTACAGTTGCTTTTGGTGCTATACTTTTCCTTTTTCAGATGTATGCAGACTTTTCAGGATATTCAGACATGGCAATAGGTATTGCGAAATTATTAGGTTTTAAAACAACTAAGAATTTTGCTTTCCCCCTTTTTGCCCAGAATATAGCAGACTATTGGCGAAAGTGGCATATTTCATTAACCTCCTGGCTTACAGAATATGTTTTTACACCACTGGTAATCGCTTTTCGTGACTATGATAAAAAAGGATTAATGCTGGCTGTTTTTCTCAATTTTGTAATTGTAGGCTTTTGGCATGGTGCCAGCTGGACTTTTATTGTTTACGGAGCACTTCAAGGACTTTATTATGTCCCTTTGGTTGTAAATAATCAGATTAATAAAAAGAAAAAATTATCTAAAAGCATTCCTACGGTTAAAGAATTAGGAAATATTCTCTATACTATGATGTTGGTTTGTTTTGCATTGGTTCTTTTTGTAGCACCAAGCTTAAAAGATGCTTTCGGAATGTATGGAAAAATTTTCAGCCTTTCACTTTTTTCAATTCCCCAATTTATTAAAGTTAAAATTTTAGGATTAATTGGCATTATTATTTTGATAGATTGGATAAATAAAGAACAGGAACATGGTCTTGAAATCAGTAGGTTTCAACCTGTTACAAGAAGACTTTTTTATATTTTCCTAATTTTTATGATCATGTATTATGGGGTGTTTGGAAATGGTAGCTTTATCTATGAACAATTTTAA
- a CDS encoding glycosyltransferase family 2 protein, whose translation MKISVIIPVYNAEKYVTQAVESALQFSEVFEVILVEDKSPDNAWQVCQNLAEKHERVQLYQHPDKGNHGAGPTRNLGIEKSSGDFIAFLDADDYFLPNRFDAEKELFKNPDVEGVYGALGVHYYSEKAKEQYYSLFGDRLTTVYKRHIPQEVFQGQIYMLGSFGLFSIDALTIRRDSLMKKMNPLFKSSLRLHQDTEFLFRLSYYLDLYPGILDKAVAVRGVHEDNRITLVDSKKINPATTRVLLWKEVNDWASGESTMPENIKKHIKRMHRSFEIGCAPLPKKWGMILKYLFIDYPSIRSGIYNINFRRNLF comes from the coding sequence ATGAAAATTTCAGTAATTATTCCCGTTTACAATGCAGAAAAATATGTGACCCAGGCAGTAGAGTCTGCTCTCCAGTTCAGTGAAGTTTTCGAAGTCATTTTAGTGGAAGACAAATCTCCTGACAATGCATGGCAGGTATGTCAGAATCTTGCGGAAAAACATGAGCGGGTACAACTTTACCAGCATCCTGACAAAGGAAATCATGGAGCCGGACCAACAAGAAATTTAGGGATAGAAAAATCTTCCGGGGATTTTATAGCCTTTTTGGATGCGGATGATTATTTTTTGCCCAACAGGTTTGATGCTGAAAAAGAACTTTTCAAAAATCCTGATGTAGAGGGTGTCTACGGAGCGCTCGGTGTTCACTATTATTCCGAGAAAGCAAAAGAACAATATTATTCATTATTCGGCGACCGGCTTACGACAGTTTATAAAAGACATATCCCCCAAGAGGTTTTTCAGGGACAGATATACATGCTGGGGAGTTTTGGATTGTTTAGCATTGATGCATTAACGATACGCAGGGATTCTTTAATGAAAAAAATGAACCCGTTGTTTAAATCCAGTTTAAGATTACACCAGGATACTGAGTTTTTATTCCGTCTGTCTTATTATCTTGATCTTTACCCAGGCATTTTGGATAAAGCAGTTGCAGTGAGAGGTGTACATGAAGATAACAGAATTACCCTAGTAGATTCTAAGAAAATCAATCCGGCTACTACCAGAGTTCTTCTGTGGAAAGAAGTAAATGATTGGGCTTCCGGTGAAAGCACAATGCCGGAGAATATAAAAAAACATATCAAAAGAATGCACAGAAGCTTTGAGATTGGCTGTGCTCCTTTACCGAAAAAATGGGGAATGATTTTAAAATATCTGTTTATTGATTACCCAAGTATACGTTCCGGTATCTATAATATTAATTTCAGGAGGAATCTATTTTAA
- a CDS encoding glycosyltransferase family 2 protein: MRISVVIPVYNAEKYIPQAVESALQFDDVHEVILIEDQSPDNALRVCQQLAEKYDRVKLYQHPDRKNHGAGPSRNLGIEKSTGDFVAFLDADDYFLPNRFDAEKELFKNPAVEGVYGALGVHYYSEKAKEQYYQLFGDRLTTVYKKYTPKEVFPGQIHMLGSFGLFSIDTLTLRRDALVQKMKFLFKPHLQLHEDTEFLFRLSYYLDLYPGNIDQAVAMRGVHENNRITKVDTGIVDPAVSRELLWREVDLWAGREESISEEIKIHIKRMHRSFEIAKAPTVKKWGMILKYLFTDYKSIRSGLYNINFRYSLL; encoded by the coding sequence ATGAGAATATCAGTAGTTATTCCCGTTTATAATGCAGAAAAATATATCCCTCAGGCTGTGGAATCCGCTCTTCAGTTTGATGATGTTCATGAAGTCATTCTTATTGAAGACCAATCACCGGATAATGCATTAAGGGTTTGTCAGCAGCTGGCTGAAAAATATGATCGGGTAAAACTATACCAGCATCCTGACAGAAAAAATCATGGAGCAGGCCCAAGTAGGAATCTGGGAATAGAAAAATCAACCGGTGACTTTGTTGCTTTTCTGGATGCGGATGATTATTTTTTGCCCAACAGGTTTGATGCTGAAAAAGAACTTTTCAAAAATCCCGCAGTAGAGGGAGTCTATGGAGCACTTGGTGTTCATTATTATTCCGAAAAGGCAAAAGAGCAATACTATCAGTTATTTGGTGACAGATTGACCACCGTTTACAAAAAATATACTCCCAAAGAAGTTTTCCCCGGACAAATCCATATGCTGGGGAGTTTTGGTTTATTTAGTATTGATACACTCACGCTGCGCAGAGATGCTTTGGTGCAAAAAATGAAATTTCTATTCAAACCCCACTTACAACTTCATGAAGATACGGAATTTCTTTTCCGTTTATCTTATTATTTAGATCTGTATCCGGGAAATATTGACCAGGCTGTTGCCATGAGAGGAGTGCATGAAAATAATAGGATAACCAAAGTGGATACAGGTATAGTAGATCCCGCAGTATCTCGGGAATTGCTGTGGAGGGAAGTCGATTTATGGGCAGGAAGGGAAGAATCCATTTCTGAAGAAATTAAAATCCATATCAAAAGAATGCATCGCAGTTTTGAAATTGCAAAAGCCCCTACGGTAAAAAAATGGGGAATGATTCTTAAATATTTATTCACCGATTATAAGAGTATACGTTCCGGTTTATATAATATCAACTTCAGGTATTCCCTTTTATGA
- a CDS encoding acyltransferase family protein has product MKLNNLQILRGISALLVCCFHFSHYLNFENFPLGDMLFRRGSIGVSVFFVISGFIMAYTTRKKDFSINTSKEITLFYKRRLIRIVPLYFLLSFSWMVMGQSLMTYFHGDGLQRLIHSILFLPQKDIFPVLYLGWSLNYEMFFYLIFGISLLFYSKRYIFIISFFILTYLTGIYFPPQGAYFQMVTSPLNLFFVVGIVFALILDKIVIHKKWAALISVTGILTFILFLLDIITTTNALLNLLVVSLFVFSFLLFDYTFKFKGNRLLIFLGDISYSLYLSHPFVEIFFRKFKVTGYLNIPYFIFKIIVVIALAAFLYHFVEKKITAFLKVKLKA; this is encoded by the coding sequence ATGAAGCTGAATAATCTACAAATATTACGGGGAATATCAGCATTGCTGGTATGTTGTTTTCACTTTTCACATTACCTTAACTTTGAGAATTTTCCCCTCGGAGATATGCTGTTCAGAAGAGGGAGCATCGGCGTGAGTGTATTTTTTGTAATCAGTGGATTTATCATGGCCTATACCACCCGGAAAAAAGATTTCAGCATCAATACCTCTAAAGAAATTACTTTATTTTATAAACGCAGGCTTATCAGGATTGTTCCTTTATATTTTTTGCTGAGTTTCAGCTGGATGGTTATGGGACAAAGTCTGATGACTTATTTCCATGGAGACGGCCTTCAAAGGCTCATCCACTCTATCCTGTTTCTTCCCCAGAAAGATATCTTTCCCGTACTGTACCTGGGGTGGTCGCTGAACTATGAAATGTTTTTTTACCTGATATTCGGGATCTCTCTTCTTTTTTATTCAAAAAGGTATATTTTCATCATCAGCTTTTTTATTTTAACCTATTTAACAGGAATTTATTTTCCACCTCAAGGTGCTTATTTCCAAATGGTAACAAGTCCTCTGAACTTATTCTTTGTGGTAGGAATAGTATTTGCCCTGATTCTTGATAAAATAGTAATTCATAAGAAATGGGCAGCACTTATTTCCGTTACCGGAATACTCACTTTTATTTTGTTTTTACTGGATATCATTACTACAACAAATGCTTTGCTTAATTTACTGGTTGTATCATTATTTGTATTTTCCTTTCTTCTGTTTGATTATACTTTTAAATTTAAAGGGAATCGTCTTTTGATTTTTTTGGGCGACATCTCCTATTCTTTGTACTTATCTCACCCCTTCGTGGAGATATTTTTCAGAAAATTTAAGGTTACAGGGTATCTTAATATTCCATATTTTATTTTTAAAATCATCGTTGTAATCGCTCTGGCAGCGTTTCTTTATCATTTCGTAGAAAAAAAGATTACTGCATTTTTAAAAGTAAAATTAAAAGCTTAA
- a CDS encoding glycosyltransferase family 2 protein has translation MLDISVIIPVYNASEFLEKSVLSAIPFEEVKEVILVEDKSTDHSLEICRRLADEYSKVKLFQHPDKENHGAAASRNLGIEKSSGSFITFLDADDYYLPNRFDAEKKIFDDPKIDGIFGAIGIEYLTEKGKQEFQSKFSDNSLTTVNYPAEGKEVFRGLLGLTPKTFGTFFHLNTLTIRRSAIDKHHLRFNEILRVHQDSDFIIKLAFHCYLKSGIIDQAIAVRGIHDDNRITKIVKYSPQYNQRQHLFWNSLYDWSKLQPLDTEAAQHIALQKKAFELSLKKGFSKTVSLLLATVKNPNILRTKYRFTYSHEAE, from the coding sequence ATGCTTGATATCTCTGTAATCATTCCCGTATATAATGCCAGCGAGTTTCTGGAAAAATCAGTTCTTTCCGCAATACCGTTTGAAGAAGTAAAAGAAGTAATTCTGGTTGAAGACAAATCTACAGACCATTCACTCGAAATCTGTAGAAGGCTGGCAGATGAATATTCTAAAGTCAAACTGTTTCAGCATCCCGACAAAGAAAATCACGGCGCTGCTGCTTCAAGAAATTTAGGAATCGAAAAATCATCCGGCAGCTTTATTACCTTTCTGGATGCAGATGATTACTATCTTCCCAACAGATTCGATGCTGAAAAAAAAATATTTGATGATCCTAAAATAGACGGAATTTTCGGTGCCATTGGTATTGAATATTTAACGGAAAAAGGAAAACAGGAATTTCAGTCAAAATTTTCAGACAATTCTCTTACAACCGTTAATTATCCTGCAGAAGGAAAAGAGGTTTTCAGAGGTCTCTTGGGACTTACACCGAAAACTTTCGGTACGTTTTTCCATCTCAACACCCTTACAATAAGAAGGTCAGCTATTGATAAACATCATTTAAGATTCAATGAAATTCTCAGGGTGCATCAGGATTCTGATTTCATCATCAAGCTGGCTTTTCATTGTTACTTAAAATCCGGAATTATAGATCAGGCTATAGCGGTAAGAGGTATACATGACGATAACAGGATTACCAAAATTGTAAAATATTCACCACAATATAACCAACGCCAGCATCTTTTCTGGAACTCCCTTTATGATTGGTCTAAGCTTCAACCTCTAGATACAGAAGCAGCACAACATATTGCTCTTCAGAAAAAGGCGTTTGAACTATCTCTGAAGAAAGGATTTTCTAAAACAGTAAGCTTATTGCTTGCCACCGTCAAAAATCCCAACATACTGAGAACAAAATACAGATTCACTTATTCTCATGAAGCTGAATAA
- the asnB gene encoding asparagine synthase (glutamine-hydrolyzing) has product MCGIAGIIGNNARNYHEEIQKMTDSLIHRGPDSSHYELYENAALGHRRLSIIDLSENGKQPMFSNTKNECIVLNGEIYGYQDIKKQYTEYPYRGGSDTEVILAMYQRKQENLIHDLPGMFAFAIWDDQKQQLFCARDRFGEKPFYYAIGNNNEFIFASEIKAILASGLIQPKVNPEAISHYLQYGYVNSYQSIYSNIFALPPAHQLIWKDGKITVSRYYSLPAKDRVIGLSDAKEEFIYLLKNAVKKQLIADVQVGSFLSGGLDSSSVVALVDEFLPHQTTISFGYDHKDSELKYAKEIADKYKTHHIEVHEQKKDLAESLLNISPFFDEPFSDISFIPHYEICKNARKNLTVALSGDAGDELFGGYHFYTVENKLKNHFSYQNLIAKFGLSLYQKIKPVSFLTQQNLKYNSILDFHLNSVRNDFNKEERNMLGIFTDYQQKYSFTPNPNSLNDIMRVDLENYVPSNMMVKSDRMAMANSLEVRTPFLDIDFAEFCIQLPDQLKLSNENDKIILRETMGSYWTDTIRNRHKQGFGLSVKSWFDEDNLIKLSNDLLKDRNQKVFNYIDFDATQKFLNKDNKHWNLLQLALWAHNNQTVL; this is encoded by the coding sequence ATGTGTGGAATAGCGGGAATTATAGGCAATAACGCCAGAAATTATCACGAAGAGATCCAAAAGATGACGGATTCATTAATCCACCGCGGCCCTGATTCTTCACATTATGAATTATATGAAAACGCTGCTTTAGGCCATCGCAGACTTTCCATTATCGATTTGTCTGAAAATGGAAAACAACCGATGTTCTCCAATACAAAAAATGAATGTATCGTTTTGAATGGTGAAATCTACGGATATCAGGATATCAAAAAACAATATACTGAATATCCTTACCGTGGAGGTTCAGATACAGAAGTCATTTTGGCAATGTATCAAAGAAAGCAGGAAAACCTCATTCATGACCTGCCGGGAATGTTTGCCTTTGCTATTTGGGATGATCAGAAACAGCAGCTATTCTGTGCAAGAGACAGGTTCGGAGAAAAACCTTTTTATTACGCCATAGGAAATAATAATGAATTTATTTTTGCATCAGAGATCAAAGCCATTTTAGCTTCCGGCCTGATACAGCCCAAAGTAAATCCTGAAGCCATTTCTCATTATCTGCAATATGGATATGTAAATAGCTATCAAAGTATTTACAGCAATATTTTCGCCCTTCCTCCAGCTCACCAATTGATCTGGAAAGATGGAAAGATTACAGTTTCCCGCTATTACAGCCTTCCCGCTAAAGACAGGGTGATCGGTTTATCGGATGCTAAAGAAGAGTTTATTTACCTTTTAAAAAATGCAGTTAAAAAACAACTTATTGCAGATGTTCAGGTAGGAAGTTTCCTGAGCGGAGGTCTGGACTCTTCATCTGTAGTAGCCCTCGTTGATGAATTCTTACCTCATCAGACGACCATTAGTTTTGGTTATGACCATAAAGACAGTGAACTTAAATATGCCAAAGAAATAGCGGATAAATACAAAACCCATCATATTGAAGTTCATGAACAAAAGAAAGACCTGGCAGAATCCCTGCTCAACATCTCTCCTTTTTTTGACGAACCTTTTTCCGATATTTCTTTTATTCCGCATTATGAAATATGTAAAAATGCAAGAAAAAATCTTACTGTAGCCCTTTCAGGAGACGCAGGTGATGAATTGTTTGGCGGATATCATTTTTATACGGTAGAAAATAAACTGAAAAACCACTTCAGCTATCAAAATCTCATTGCTAAGTTCGGGCTCAGTCTTTATCAGAAAATAAAACCTGTTTCTTTCCTTACTCAACAAAATCTGAAATACAACTCTATTTTGGATTTTCATCTGAATTCGGTGAGAAATGATTTTAATAAAGAAGAACGTAACATGCTGGGAATCTTCACAGACTACCAACAGAAATACAGCTTCACTCCCAACCCGAACTCATTAAACGATATCATGAGAGTTGACCTGGAAAACTATGTTCCCAGTAATATGATGGTGAAATCAGACAGAATGGCTATGGCCAACTCCTTGGAGGTAAGAACACCATTCCTGGATATTGACTTTGCTGAATTCTGCATTCAGCTCCCTGATCAATTGAAACTCTCCAATGAAAATGATAAAATTATTCTTCGTGAAACCATGGGCTCCTATTGGACAGATACCATAAGGAACAGGCATAAGCAAGGCTTCGGATTAAGTGTTAAAAGCTGGTTTGATGAAGATAACCTGATAAAGCTTTCCAATGATCTTCTGAAAGACCGAAATCAAAAGGTTTTTAATTATATTGATTTTGATGCCACTCAAAAATTTTTGAATAAGGACAACAAACACTGGAATTTGCTGCAGCTCGCTCTTTGGGCCCATAACAACCAAACCGTATTATAA
- a CDS encoding glycosyltransferase family 2 protein, whose product MSKIHVIIVTYNAMKWAERCFTSLRKSSVPVKCLVVDNGSTDGTQEYIQTHFPEVSFIQSETNLGFGKANNIGIEKAYKDGADFFYLMNQDAWLYPDSMEKMLEIYYSHPDPEEIGIISPIHIDGSEKYLDIFLDQYIAKNYESTRMISDLYFQTLKPYYEIHFVNAAHWLLPKATIETIGGFNPYFFHYGEDDEYVNRIHFHQKKVLLVPGSKVVHDGVQSLHKIDFTKFEDLRVEINSMNPNLPDALQREKKSLRQSMIKNLAIGNISQYRKLSLKYKKISKDGEQLGKLRNQLIKPGPTFLNL is encoded by the coding sequence ATGTCTAAGATTCATGTTATTATTGTTACCTATAACGCCATGAAATGGGCTGAACGATGCTTCACCAGTTTAAGAAAATCATCCGTTCCTGTAAAATGCCTTGTGGTAGACAACGGGTCTACAGATGGTACCCAGGAATACATCCAAACCCATTTTCCTGAAGTCAGCTTTATTCAATCTGAAACCAATCTGGGATTCGGAAAAGCCAACAATATAGGAATTGAAAAAGCATACAAAGACGGAGCTGATTTTTTTTACCTGATGAATCAGGATGCATGGCTGTATCCGGATAGCATGGAAAAAATGCTTGAGATATATTATAGCCACCCTGATCCGGAAGAAATCGGAATTATAAGCCCTATCCATATAGACGGATCAGAAAAGTACCTTGATATATTTCTGGACCAGTATATTGCCAAAAATTATGAATCGACCAGGATGATTTCGGATTTGTATTTTCAGACATTGAAACCCTACTATGAAATTCATTTCGTGAACGCTGCTCATTGGCTGCTTCCGAAAGCAACCATAGAAACAATCGGAGGATTCAATCCTTATTTTTTTCACTATGGTGAAGATGACGAATATGTAAACCGGATCCACTTTCATCAAAAGAAAGTGCTGTTGGTTCCCGGAAGTAAAGTCGTACATGACGGGGTACAATCCCTGCATAAAATAGATTTTACCAAATTTGAAGATTTACGCGTTGAAATCAATTCTATGAATCCCAATCTTCCTGATGCACTGCAACGGGAAAAAAAATCACTGAGACAGAGTATGATTAAAAACCTTGCCATAGGAAATATAAGTCAATACAGGAAACTCTCCCTAAAGTATAAAAAAATCTCAAAGGATGGAGAACAGCTAGGCAAATTACGAAATCAACTGATTAAGCCTGGTCCTACTTTTCTTAATCTTTAA
- a CDS encoding glycosyltransferase family protein, producing MKILFHEDELNYRGTSIAVYDYADFNERYLGNESIIVYNKNSKTNHPLGIEKFEKRFKVHGYSDFSEVDKIINENNVDLFYAIKNGYIDGIDTQETKSAIHSVFTHFEPHGDVYAYVSEWLSEEMTGSKFPYVPHMVNFETQTDQDLRAELNIPPKAKVFGYYGGYISFNIIFAQKTIEKIASRYKDIYFIFMGVDPFLKKKWWKSVPSNIIFLPPSSDIIMKQKFINTCNALLHARERGETFGITVAEFAIQGKPVIAFANPPEKAHISHLKDQAYYYHDSKELQDIILDAKLNLSAKSLYEKFLPHPVMDRFKEIFID from the coding sequence ATGAAAATTCTTTTCCATGAAGATGAACTCAACTACAGAGGAACTTCTATAGCAGTTTACGATTATGCAGATTTCAATGAAAGATATCTGGGAAATGAGTCTATAATTGTATATAACAAAAACTCAAAAACCAATCATCCGCTAGGTATTGAAAAGTTTGAAAAACGTTTCAAAGTACATGGTTATTCTGACTTCAGTGAAGTAGATAAAATTATTAATGAAAATAATGTAGATCTATTTTATGCTATTAAAAATGGATATATTGACGGGATAGATACCCAAGAAACTAAAAGTGCAATACATAGTGTTTTTACACATTTTGAACCTCATGGGGACGTATATGCCTATGTCTCTGAATGGCTCAGTGAAGAAATGACCGGATCCAAATTTCCTTATGTTCCCCATATGGTTAATTTTGAAACCCAAACAGATCAAGATTTAAGAGCAGAATTGAATATTCCTCCAAAAGCAAAAGTATTCGGATATTATGGGGGATACATCAGTTTCAATATTATTTTTGCACAGAAAACCATAGAAAAAATAGCATCCAGATATAAGGATATTTATTTTATTTTTATGGGAGTAGATCCTTTTCTTAAAAAGAAATGGTGGAAATCGGTTCCTTCCAATATTATATTCCTTCCTCCCAGCTCGGATATTATTATGAAGCAAAAATTCATCAATACCTGCAATGCATTACTGCATGCTCGTGAAAGAGGAGAAACTTTTGGGATCACTGTTGCTGAATTTGCCATTCAGGGAAAACCGGTTATTGCATTTGCTAATCCTCCGGAAAAAGCACACATCAGTCATCTAAAAGATCAGGCTTATTATTATCACGACAGTAAAGAGCTTCAGGATATTATTTTAGATGCGAAACTTAACTTGTCGGCAAAGTCATTATACGAGAAATTTTTGCCACATCCTGTAATGGATAGGTTTAAAGAAATTTTTATTGATTAA
- a CDS encoding glycosyltransferase family 2 protein, which yields MEKLPVSICILSWKSGKTLKNTLKSYQKYGLLDMIDDIVVLFQEVSEEDKKTADQYKVRYIGLQDNIGIGKGMKALAENAVCENILFLEHDFELIEDERTVYSRLKSGLEMLNNGFDVIRYRSRKNPGYPLISIRHKGNELNYYDDWHECTSPHLLESLHWLDPALEFPDKIQKQGEYFITTSRWANWTNNPYLVRKSFLLETIIPFSGETASLERNIAAWWVKQNFKIAQGEGLFMHNDLTKYPKKTILQKIKGKLKKIFK from the coding sequence ATGGAAAAGCTCCCTGTAAGTATCTGTATCCTTTCCTGGAAAAGTGGGAAAACCCTTAAAAACACGTTGAAATCATATCAAAAATATGGTCTCCTGGATATGATTGATGATATTGTTGTTCTTTTTCAGGAAGTAAGTGAAGAAGATAAAAAAACAGCTGATCAATATAAAGTCAGATATATCGGTTTACAAGATAATATCGGAATCGGGAAAGGAATGAAAGCTTTGGCAGAAAATGCAGTTTGTGAAAACATTCTCTTTCTGGAACATGATTTTGAGCTTATTGAAGATGAAAGAACAGTATATTCTCGCCTTAAAAGTGGATTAGAAATGCTGAATAACGGATTTGATGTCATTCGTTACCGGAGCCGCAAAAATCCCGGATATCCGCTGATTTCAATCAGACACAAAGGAAATGAACTCAACTATTATGATGACTGGCACGAATGTACTTCACCTCATCTCCTGGAATCATTACACTGGTTGGATCCTGCCTTAGAATTTCCGGATAAAATTCAGAAACAAGGTGAATATTTTATAACCACTTCCCGTTGGGCCAATTGGACCAATAATCCTTATCTTGTCAGAAAAAGTTTTTTGCTGGAAACTATTATCCCTTTTTCAGGGGAAACAGCATCCCTGGAAAGAAATATAGCCGCATGGTGGGTGAAGCAAAATTTTAAAATTGCACAGGGCGAAGGACTTTTTATGCACAATGACCTGACCAAGTATCCGAAAAAGACAATTCTTCAAAAGATAAAAGGAAAACTGAAAAAAATATTTAAATAA